Proteins from a genomic interval of Quercus robur chromosome 9, dhQueRobu3.1, whole genome shotgun sequence:
- the LOC126700747 gene encoding uncharacterized protein LOC126700747, with product MSGDPLRHNQSLHCQYHQERGHTIEDCRTLWNHLEQLVKEGKLQQFLYWPNGPGDQSRSGAQENTPSRPRLGTINVIFAAPRRTGSHPSRVMSIARLLAEDSHSKPKRAKMEVQPSLCFSDKDKIGTIQPHDDALVVTLRIVGYDVKRVMVDQGSCVKVMYPDLYKGLNLKPEDLTIYDSPLAVSELVEVDFIMVDAYSPYTAIMARPWLHTLGAVSSTLYQKVKYLSRDRIEELVGDQSMARQCLVSTISHQPAAESSASIEGGL from the exons ATGAGTGGAGACCCTTTGAGGCACAACCAAAGCCTtcattgccaataccaccaagAGAGGGGACATACCATCGAGGACTGTAGAACACTGTGGAACCATCTAGAGCAACTGGTTAAAGAAGGGAAGTTGCAACAATTTCTGTACTGGCCCAACGGACCAGGGGACCAATCAAGGTCAGGGGCTCAAGAGAATACTCCTTCAAGGCCCCGATTAGGTACCATCAATGTCATTTTTGCTGCGCCTAGGAGAACTGGCTCTCACCCTTCCAGAGTAATGTCTATAGCTAGGCTACTAGCCGAGGACTCTCACTCCAAGCCAAAGAGAGCCAAGATGGAGGTCCAACCATCGCTATGTTTCTCGGACAAAGACAAGATTGGAACCATCCAGCCACATGACGATGCTTTGGTGGTTACCCTTAGAATAGtggggtatgatgtgaagagagtaATGGTAGACCAGGGCAGTTGTGTAAAAGTCATGTACCCTGActtgtacaaggggctgaacttaaAACCCGAAGATCTAACAATCTATGACTCACCTTTG GCTGTCTCAGAGTTGGTGGAAGTAGACTTCATTATGGTAGAcgcatactccccctacacagccATTATGGCTAGACCATGGCTCCATACCCTAGGAGCTGTTTCTTCGACTCTATATCAGAAGGTGAAGTATCTGTCAAGAGACCGGATTGAAGAGCTAGTAGGGGATCAAtccatggctaggcaatgccTTGTGTCTACAATTTCACATCAGCCAGCAGCTGAGTCCTCAGCCTCTATTGAGGGTGGCTTATAA